A stretch of Saccharothrix texasensis DNA encodes these proteins:
- a CDS encoding thiazolylpeptide-type bacteriocin produces MDLTFDDSELDLGDLAVTAMRDAVALPETGASAAACSCSSTSCCCCQQPQLPTLPTQG; encoded by the coding sequence ATGGACCTGACTTTCGACGACTCGGAACTCGACCTCGGCGACCTGGCCGTCACCGCGATGCGTGACGCCGTCGCGCTCCCGGAGACCGGCGCCTCGGCGGCGGCGTGCTCGTGCAGCAGCACCTCGTGCTGCTGCTGTCAGCAGCCCCAGCTGCCGACGCTGCCGACGCAGGGCTGA
- a CDS encoding lantibiotic dehydratase C-terminal domain-containing protein: MTDVVCYYHNPVKAPLLRDAVLPALAEAERSGATGHVERHWLHGPHVRVRLHGPEEVAEQLASRLRAHLAEHPSTVDSDDAVLLARARQNGIAELVPPPYEPIHPDNTVLVEPTDLTALRRLLLSDVLIDLRARCLRLGVPAIRDAVAADGTSQSRVRLAMVAMTAHASRFPAGLVNGYHSFLSHLESFLLHSDPDGVLRDRFDGVWRRNAEQVVRTVREVAEGSVTTPWVAWTDGTRALVEEVHDRGELPTAYSAHLGERALEMGEEEAIRRWHRDHTDRISDYHDRLREVDFDHPDYQRPVTVYRFGTNMLYQLLAVCDVTPAERYLAASLVVRAVQRITGIGWSEHVAQMTKVAR, from the coding sequence GTGACCGACGTCGTCTGCTACTACCACAACCCGGTGAAGGCGCCGTTGCTCCGCGATGCCGTGCTGCCCGCGCTCGCCGAGGCGGAGCGCTCCGGCGCGACCGGGCACGTGGAGCGGCACTGGTTGCACGGCCCGCACGTGCGGGTGCGGCTGCACGGGCCGGAGGAGGTCGCCGAACAGCTCGCGTCACGGCTGCGCGCGCACCTCGCCGAGCACCCGTCCACTGTGGACTCGGACGACGCCGTGCTGCTCGCCCGGGCCAGGCAGAACGGGATAGCCGAGCTCGTGCCGCCGCCCTACGAGCCGATCCACCCGGACAACACCGTGCTCGTCGAGCCGACGGACCTCACGGCGTTGCGGCGGCTGCTGCTCTCCGACGTGCTGATCGACCTGCGCGCCCGGTGCCTGCGGCTCGGCGTGCCCGCGATCCGCGACGCCGTGGCCGCCGACGGCACCAGCCAGTCGCGCGTGCGGCTGGCGATGGTGGCGATGACGGCGCACGCGAGCCGGTTCCCGGCGGGCCTGGTCAACGGCTACCACTCGTTCCTGTCGCACCTGGAGAGCTTCCTGCTGCACAGCGATCCCGACGGCGTGCTGCGCGACCGGTTCGACGGTGTGTGGCGGCGCAACGCCGAGCAGGTGGTGCGGACCGTGCGCGAGGTCGCCGAGGGTTCGGTCACGACGCCGTGGGTGGCGTGGACGGACGGCACGCGCGCGCTGGTCGAAGAGGTGCACGACCGGGGCGAGCTGCCCACCGCGTACTCGGCGCACCTCGGCGAGCGGGCCCTGGAGATGGGCGAGGAGGAGGCGATCCGGCGCTGGCACCGCGACCACACCGACCGGATCAGCGACTACCACGACCGGTTGCGGGAGGTCGACTTCGACCACCCCGACTACCAGCGGCCCGTGACCGTCTACCGCTTCGGGACCAACATGCTCTACCAACTGCTGGCCGTGTGCGACGTGACGCCCGCGGAGCGCTACCTGGCGGCGAGCCTGGTCGTGCGGGCGGTCCAGCGGATCACCGGGATCGGCTGGTCCGAGCACGTCGCGCAGATGACGAAGGTGGCTCGATGA
- a CDS encoding lantibiotic dehydratase, whose amino-acid sequence MASDRTTTELAPYALVRVAALPHPRPAGSVFRAALAAVAAAEDRIAALAPELADALHDSADGHSPAFHRAVVLPLRRDVHNGRVPRPADLGDLPARVPRLAQWLAAHEELARAVDATLAAWPHDLAASRAWLAEVCASDELRRASALTGPDLLHGLDRTARGGGEPDRKARKAEPTVLRYALRATSKTSPLSWYTHVGWGVWGEGPWPAAEPVSHPAVHRLLVTRVVDALGPRLPHRLAPALRERDGRLLFRRDVPVEGVGRAAVVREEEVDVAATRPLRFVVEVVRRAGPEGLAPDRIAAALAAKLTTPDADRTARGFVAKTLDLGLLVPVSPIHPQDPDAMGALASWLAPADRDTAGRLTALATTTAAFGTADPPGRAAVLAELSAGWRDLGERVGADLTGVTPVVEDVVLPEPVPVPPGAAPALTALTPLLVAFDQHVLLRRLIRTRFVARFGVGGVATLADCSGPLSQAWQESMDVDGLDDPDVRAVVETRDKLAGQVHDGVVTDDVLASAADLLPAWATRRTGSYGFFAQPTHDGRLVVNRVYAGFGKFTSRFLDLLPGARDAVTGQVRRHTTNPVQFRPVQGFNANLHPLLGAREVGEDPRWADLAADELDVRHDPATDEVRLTHRGVPLDVLYLGFLIPLALPDRQVPLYSDLACGWVDLDRLRAATTDGGVTAQGRLTYGDVVLARRSWDFAVPPTIGAEERAALDAARLRARHGLPEHVFVGPDRAPMSADAYRHALTAGKPQYADLGDPLHLRCLPRLLARFPDGVRLTEALPVPGAGGGRVVELIAETYWRAS is encoded by the coding sequence ATGGCCAGTGACCGCACCACCACCGAACTCGCGCCGTACGCGTTGGTCCGGGTGGCCGCGCTGCCGCACCCCCGACCGGCCGGGTCGGTCTTCCGGGCGGCCCTGGCCGCGGTCGCCGCGGCCGAAGACCGGATCGCCGCGCTGGCGCCGGAACTCGCCGACGCGCTGCACGACAGCGCCGACGGCCACTCCCCCGCGTTCCACCGCGCGGTCGTGCTGCCGTTGCGCCGCGACGTGCACAACGGCCGCGTCCCGCGCCCGGCGGACCTCGGCGACCTGCCGGCCCGGGTGCCGCGCCTGGCGCAGTGGCTCGCCGCGCACGAGGAGCTGGCACGGGCGGTCGACGCGACGCTGGCGGCGTGGCCGCACGACCTGGCCGCGTCACGTGCCTGGCTCGCCGAGGTCTGCGCGTCCGACGAGCTGCGCCGGGCCAGCGCGCTGACCGGCCCGGACCTGCTGCACGGCCTGGACCGCACCGCGCGCGGCGGCGGCGAGCCCGACCGCAAGGCGCGCAAGGCGGAGCCGACCGTGCTGCGGTACGCGTTGCGCGCGACGTCCAAGACCAGCCCCCTGTCCTGGTACACGCACGTCGGCTGGGGCGTGTGGGGCGAGGGGCCGTGGCCGGCGGCGGAGCCGGTGTCGCACCCGGCGGTGCACCGCCTGCTCGTGACGAGGGTGGTCGACGCGCTGGGGCCCAGGCTGCCGCACCGGCTCGCGCCCGCCCTGCGGGAGCGCGACGGCCGCCTGCTGTTCCGCCGGGACGTGCCCGTCGAGGGCGTCGGGCGGGCGGCGGTGGTCCGCGAGGAGGAGGTCGACGTCGCGGCGACCCGCCCGTTGCGGTTCGTGGTCGAGGTCGTCCGCCGAGCCGGCCCGGAAGGGCTGGCGCCGGACCGGATCGCCGCGGCGCTGGCGGCGAAGCTGACCACCCCGGACGCGGACCGCACGGCACGCGGGTTCGTCGCGAAGACCCTGGACCTCGGGCTGCTCGTGCCGGTCTCCCCGATCCACCCGCAGGACCCGGACGCGATGGGCGCGCTGGCCTCATGGCTGGCGCCGGCCGACCGCGACACCGCCGGCCGGCTGACCGCGCTGGCCACGACCACCGCCGCGTTCGGCACCGCCGACCCGCCGGGCCGCGCGGCCGTGCTCGCGGAGCTGTCCGCCGGCTGGCGCGACCTCGGCGAGCGGGTCGGCGCGGACCTGACCGGCGTGACGCCGGTGGTCGAGGACGTCGTGCTGCCCGAGCCGGTGCCCGTGCCGCCCGGCGCCGCGCCCGCGCTGACCGCGCTGACCCCGCTGCTGGTGGCGTTCGACCAGCACGTGCTGCTGCGCCGGCTGATCCGGACCAGGTTCGTGGCGCGGTTCGGCGTGGGCGGCGTGGCGACCCTCGCCGACTGCTCCGGGCCGCTGTCGCAGGCGTGGCAGGAGTCGATGGACGTCGACGGCCTGGACGACCCCGACGTGCGGGCCGTCGTCGAGACCCGCGACAAGCTGGCCGGGCAGGTCCACGACGGGGTGGTCACCGACGACGTGCTGGCCTCCGCCGCCGACCTGCTGCCCGCGTGGGCGACCCGCCGCACGGGCTCGTACGGCTTCTTCGCCCAGCCGACCCACGACGGCCGGCTCGTGGTCAACCGGGTCTACGCCGGGTTCGGCAAGTTCACCAGCCGCTTCCTCGACCTGCTGCCCGGCGCGCGCGACGCGGTGACCGGCCAGGTGCGCCGCCACACCACGAACCCCGTGCAGTTCCGCCCGGTGCAGGGCTTCAACGCCAACCTGCACCCGTTGCTCGGCGCGCGCGAGGTCGGCGAGGACCCCCGGTGGGCGGACCTGGCGGCGGACGAGCTGGACGTGCGGCACGACCCGGCGACCGACGAGGTCCGGTTGACCCACCGCGGTGTCCCGCTCGACGTGCTGTACCTGGGTTTCCTGATCCCGCTGGCGCTGCCGGACCGGCAGGTGCCGCTGTACTCCGACCTCGCCTGCGGCTGGGTGGACCTCGACCGGCTGCGCGCCGCCACCACCGACGGCGGGGTGACCGCCCAGGGCCGCCTGACCTACGGGGACGTCGTGCTGGCGCGCCGCTCCTGGGACTTCGCCGTGCCGCCGACGATCGGCGCGGAGGAGCGGGCGGCGCTCGACGCGGCCCGGTTGCGCGCCCGGCACGGCCTGCCGGAGCACGTGTTCGTCGGACCGGACCGGGCGCCGATGTCGGCCGACGCCTACCGGCACGCGCTCACGGCGGGCAAACCGCAGTACGCCGACCTGGGCGACCCGCTGCACCTGCGCTGCCTGCCCCGCCTGCTGGCCCGGTTCCCGGACGGCGTGCGGCTGACCGAGGCGCTGCCCGTGCCCGGCGCCGGCGGCGGCCGGGTGGTCGAACTGATCGCGGAAACGTACTGGAGGGCCTCGTGA
- a CDS encoding AfsR/SARP family transcriptional regulator, with protein sequence MSTCSTSRGQWEIDIKLLAGPAVCGPGKTGVVPGGVKSRTLLAALALDAGSAVSTERLMDYLWEREPPRSAHKNLQLYASRLRRCLDAANAGFSRLLVHVGHGYRLDVPPGAVDVLSAGGLLRCGVDRLREGDPHSAVASLTAALAGWPVDGLVGLVPSGPATAVAALWRERRIAAVEHLASAKVELGAWEEAADILAPHASAHPTRESLQVLLMRALAHLGDRVGAIDTYRRLWRVLDADLGIRPGREARAVFEGLLSNA encoded by the coding sequence GTGTCGACCTGTTCGACGTCACGTGGGCAGTGGGAGATCGACATCAAGCTGTTGGCCGGGCCCGCGGTGTGCGGTCCGGGCAAGACCGGGGTCGTGCCGGGAGGGGTGAAGTCGCGGACGTTGTTGGCCGCGCTGGCGTTGGACGCGGGTTCGGCCGTGTCCACCGAACGCCTGATGGACTACTTGTGGGAACGGGAGCCGCCGCGCAGCGCGCACAAGAACCTCCAGCTGTACGCGTCACGGCTGCGCCGCTGCCTGGACGCCGCGAACGCGGGCTTCTCGCGCCTGCTGGTGCACGTCGGCCACGGCTACCGGCTCGACGTGCCACCCGGGGCGGTGGACGTGCTGAGCGCGGGTGGGCTGCTCCGCTGCGGCGTGGACCGCCTGCGGGAGGGCGACCCGCACAGCGCGGTCGCCTCGCTCACCGCCGCGCTGGCGGGGTGGCCGGTCGACGGGCTGGTCGGGCTGGTGCCGTCCGGCCCGGCCACGGCGGTGGCGGCGTTGTGGCGGGAGCGCCGGATCGCCGCCGTGGAGCACCTGGCGAGCGCCAAGGTCGAGCTCGGCGCGTGGGAGGAGGCGGCCGACATCCTCGCGCCGCACGCGTCCGCGCACCCGACCCGGGAGTCGTTGCAGGTGCTGCTGATGCGCGCGTTGGCCCACCTCGGCGACCGCGTGGGCGCGATCGACACCTACCGCCGGCTGTGGCGGGTGCTGGACGCGGACCTGGGCATCCGGCCCGGCCGTGAGGCGCGAGCGGTGTTCGAAGGGCTGCTGAGCAACGCCTAA